A genomic window from Parvularcula sp. LCG005 includes:
- a CDS encoding VWA domain-containing protein — MKNFLLTGVATMVLVACTTDKTPPTEIQAISREEAVGLPSPQRMSNALAASPAMVTPPPEMQDTSRFDNGDDNPVKLVSEEPVSTFSADVDTASYSVMRRQLNRGQLPASEAIRTEELINYFDYDYAQGTKEEPFKPSVWVTPTPWSDKTELMHMGVKGYDVQPTEEPDANIVLLLDVSGSMSADDKLPLLKKAMGVLVDQLDEDDRVSIVTYAGRTGVVLKPTPGSKKREIMAALDILGAAGSTAGAAGLSLAYSLAEENFDEDKVNRIILATDGDFNIGISSDESLEDLVVRQRDKGIYLSVLGFGMYNLNDQMMQRIAQNGNGVAAYIDTLDEARKVLGREFKSSVFPIAEDLKFQIEFNQAQVSEYRLIGYQTRILDREDFNNDQVDAGDIGSGHTVTALYEITRAGQTGMIDPLRYDDAAVKPDPSAELAFLKIRYKAPGEDESTLRTKAIQPSVVLDSLEAAPDDVRFAAAVAAMGEKLSGTGHADDYPWADLIDLALGARGNDPYGDRVGFVNLARAAAKLSGQEAD, encoded by the coding sequence ATGAAAAATTTTCTGCTGACGGGTGTCGCCACCATGGTGCTGGTGGCCTGTACCACGGACAAGACGCCTCCAACTGAAATACAGGCGATTTCGCGGGAGGAGGCGGTCGGTCTGCCATCGCCCCAACGCATGTCGAACGCCTTGGCTGCTTCTCCGGCCATGGTCACACCGCCGCCAGAAATGCAGGACACATCGCGTTTTGATAATGGCGACGACAATCCGGTGAAGCTGGTGAGCGAAGAGCCCGTCTCCACCTTCTCCGCTGATGTGGACACGGCCTCCTATTCGGTGATGCGACGCCAACTGAACCGCGGCCAACTGCCCGCAAGTGAAGCGATCCGTACCGAGGAACTGATCAACTATTTCGACTATGACTATGCGCAGGGGACAAAGGAAGAGCCGTTCAAGCCCTCTGTCTGGGTGACGCCAACGCCGTGGAGCGACAAGACCGAGCTGATGCATATGGGCGTCAAGGGTTATGATGTTCAGCCGACGGAGGAGCCAGATGCAAACATTGTCCTGCTCCTCGACGTGTCTGGCTCCATGAGCGCGGATGACAAGCTGCCCCTACTGAAAAAGGCGATGGGCGTGCTGGTCGATCAGCTGGATGAGGATGACCGCGTCTCCATCGTGACCTATGCAGGCAGAACAGGTGTGGTGCTCAAGCCGACGCCGGGGTCGAAGAAACGCGAGATCATGGCGGCCCTCGATATTCTGGGTGCCGCCGGGTCCACCGCCGGGGCCGCGGGTCTGTCGCTGGCCTACAGCCTGGCGGAGGAGAATTTCGACGAGGATAAGGTCAACCGCATCATTCTGGCGACGGATGGGGACTTCAATATCGGCATCAGCTCGGACGAGAGCCTTGAGGATCTGGTGGTTCGCCAGCGGGACAAAGGTATTTATCTCAGCGTCCTTGGCTTTGGCATGTATAACCTCAACGACCAGATGATGCAGCGCATTGCCCAGAATGGGAATGGCGTCGCCGCCTATATCGACACGCTGGATGAGGCACGCAAAGTGCTGGGGCGGGAGTTCAAGTCGTCCGTTTTTCCGATTGCGGAGGATCTGAAGTTCCAGATCGAGTTTAACCAGGCCCAAGTGTCGGAGTACAGATTGATCGGCTATCAGACGCGTATCCTCGATCGTGAGGATTTCAATAATGACCAGGTGGATGCCGGCGATATCGGCTCGGGCCACACGGTCACGGCGCTTTATGAGATTACGCGGGCAGGGCAGACGGGCATGATCGATCCGCTTCGCTATGATGATGCGGCCGTCAAACCAGACCCGTCGGCGGAGCTCGCCTTCCTCAAGATCCGCTACAAGGCGCCGGGGGAGGATGAAAGCACCTTGCGGACGAAAGCCATCCAACCGTCAGTAGTGCTGGACAGCCTTGAGGCTGCGCCCGACGATGTCCGCTTCGCAGCGGCTGTCGCGGCGATGGGGGAGAAGCTATCAGGGACCGGTCACGCCGATGACTATCCGTGGGCGGACCTCATTGACCTTGCCCTCGGCGCGCGGGGGAATGACCCTTACGGTGACCGCGTCGGCTTTGTGAATCTTGCACGCGCCGCGGCGAAGCTTTCGGGGCAGGAGGCGGATTAG
- a CDS encoding TonB-dependent receptor: MSVVTRLSVTTALTFFTASGAWAVDGPGHGTDTIVVYGRAKAQIGRAGSASEGLVGYADFEDRPLSRSGELVEVIPGAVATQHSGEGKANQYFLRGFNLDHGTDFAASVDGVPVNLRTHGHGQGYLDLNFVIPELVEQVSYAKGPYHADGGDFSAAGGAAYTTYDDVASSFGQVTLGEDDYRRALLVGTRHWGDKVTTLGAIERQTYDGPWQVPQDLEKTNAFGKWSWQGFKTRVEITGTAYDASWDATDQVPQRAIDAGLIDRFGSLDTDLGGETSRYSLSARADIKHGLGQRTTISAYGVSYDLSLWSNFTYFADDPVNGGEFEQRDSRTYFGGSAVHERMLNDRVALRLGGEVRRDEIDEIGLYKTAGRQRLSTVREDEVTETSAGLWADAGIMVTDRLRANLGLRQDWYEAEVTAISRPVNSGDASDNLLSPSAGLAYRLTDAIELYANYGQGFHSNDVRGTTISVDPTSGDPAETVPLLVRATGAEIGARIERETFNVAVALFQVELDSELVFVGDAGTTEPNDASVRHGVEASAFWRPNDWLTVDAGGAITDAAFDIDASADRISGAVENVFSGGLTAQQGQNAYSLRLRHFGEAPLNEDGSVMSEATTLLNGRASRDMGRLTLSLDVLNMLDAEDADISYFFASQLPREPQPVEDVHFHPVEPRQVRVTARVRF, translated from the coding sequence TTGTCCGTCGTCACTCGCCTGTCCGTCACCACCGCCCTGACCTTTTTCACTGCGAGCGGTGCATGGGCTGTCGACGGCCCCGGACACGGCACCGACACGATCGTCGTCTATGGCCGGGCCAAGGCCCAGATCGGCCGGGCGGGCAGCGCCTCCGAGGGCCTCGTGGGCTATGCCGATTTTGAGGATCGCCCCCTCTCCCGCTCTGGCGAACTGGTCGAGGTGATCCCCGGCGCGGTGGCGACCCAGCATTCCGGCGAAGGCAAGGCGAACCAGTATTTCCTGCGCGGTTTCAACCTCGATCACGGGACGGACTTTGCGGCCAGCGTCGATGGTGTGCCGGTGAACCTGCGCACCCATGGCCATGGTCAGGGCTATCTGGACCTGAACTTTGTCATTCCCGAACTGGTCGAGCAGGTCAGCTACGCCAAGGGTCCCTATCACGCCGATGGCGGAGATTTCTCCGCCGCCGGGGGTGCGGCGTACACGACCTATGATGATGTGGCGTCGAGCTTTGGTCAGGTGACGCTGGGCGAGGATGACTATCGCCGGGCGCTGCTGGTCGGCACGCGGCACTGGGGCGACAAGGTCACGACCCTCGGCGCGATTGAGCGGCAGACCTATGACGGCCCCTGGCAGGTGCCGCAGGATCTGGAAAAGACCAACGCCTTTGGCAAATGGAGCTGGCAGGGGTTCAAGACTCGGGTCGAAATCACGGGCACGGCCTATGACGCCAGCTGGGACGCCACCGACCAGGTGCCCCAGCGCGCGATCGACGCCGGGCTGATCGACCGCTTCGGCAGTCTGGACACGGATCTTGGCGGGGAAACCTCCCGCTACAGTCTCAGCGCACGGGCCGACATCAAGCATGGGCTGGGCCAGCGCACGACCATTAGCGCCTATGGCGTCTCCTATGACCTGTCCCTGTGGTCGAACTTCACTTACTTTGCCGATGATCCGGTGAATGGCGGTGAGTTCGAGCAGCGCGACAGCCGCACCTATTTCGGGGGCAGCGCCGTACACGAACGGATGCTGAACGACCGTGTCGCCCTGCGCCTTGGCGGTGAGGTGCGCAGGGACGAGATTGACGAGATCGGGCTCTACAAGACCGCCGGTCGCCAGCGCCTTTCCACCGTGCGGGAGGATGAAGTGACCGAGACGAGCGCTGGCCTGTGGGCCGATGCAGGGATCATGGTGACGGACCGCCTTCGCGCCAATCTGGGTCTGCGCCAGGACTGGTACGAGGCGGAGGTCACGGCGATCAGCCGCCCGGTCAATTCGGGCGATGCCTCCGACAACCTGTTGTCGCCGAGCGCGGGGCTGGCCTATCGCCTGACCGATGCGATTGAGCTTTATGCCAATTATGGACAGGGTTTCCACTCCAACGATGTGCGCGGCACGACGATCAGCGTCGACCCCACAAGCGGTGATCCTGCCGAGACCGTGCCGCTGCTCGTCCGGGCGACAGGCGCGGAAATTGGTGCACGGATTGAGCGGGAGACGTTCAACGTGGCCGTCGCCCTCTTTCAGGTGGAACTCGATTCAGAGCTGGTCTTTGTCGGCGATGCGGGCACGACGGAGCCGAATGATGCCTCGGTCCGGCACGGGGTCGAGGCCAGCGCCTTTTGGCGGCCCAATGACTGGCTGACGGTGGATGCTGGCGGCGCGATCACCGATGCGGCGTTCGATATTGATGCCTCAGCCGACCGCATCTCCGGCGCGGTGGAGAATGTGTTCTCCGGCGGGCTTACGGCGCAGCAGGGGCAGAATGCCTATTCCCTCCGCCTGCGTCATTTTGGCGAAGCGCCGCTGAATGAAGATGGCTCCGTCATGTCCGAGGCGACGACGCTCCTCAACGGCCGCGCCAGCCGGGATATGGGGCGCCTGACCCTGTCGCTGGATGTCCTCAATATGCTGGATGCGGAGGATGCGGACATCTCCTACTTCTTTGCCTCGCAACTGCCCCGTGAGCCTCAACCGGTGGAGGATGTGCACTTCCACCCGGTCGAACCGCGCCAAGTGCGCGTGACAGCAAGGGTAAGGTTTTAG
- a CDS encoding BlaI/MecI/CopY family transcriptional regulator, producing MQISPAELEVMKVLWTSAPQTASDIAEQIGPKKDWSDRTVKTLLSRLVDKGALRTESEGRRYLYSPVLEQDAYQTKETGHFVDRLFGGRAAPLVAHLANDRGLDADDIAELEALLEELKNDR from the coding sequence ATGCAGATTTCCCCCGCTGAACTTGAGGTCATGAAGGTGTTGTGGACCTCCGCCCCCCAGACGGCATCGGACATTGCCGAGCAGATCGGCCCCAAGAAGGACTGGTCGGACCGGACAGTGAAGACGCTGTTGTCCCGCCTGGTCGACAAGGGCGCGCTGCGCACCGAGAGCGAAGGCCGCCGGTATCTCTATTCGCCGGTGCTGGAGCAGGACGCCTACCAGACCAAGGAAACCGGCCATTTTGTTGATCGCCTGTTTGGTGGCCGCGCGGCCCCGCTGGTGGCGCATCTGGCCAATGACCGCGGCCTTGATGCCGATGACATTGCTGAACTGGAAGCCCTGCTTGAGGAGCTGAAAAATGACCGCTGA
- a CDS encoding Gfo/Idh/MocA family oxidoreductase: MPQINRRNLLAGTGAILGAAGSGGSAFAKTKPFSVGVVGAGWFGKIDSQALMQVAPVDFIAYADPDSNMLAEAGEQASNLPKAVRKLAKPPALYKNYKDMFAEHDFDIVIIDTPDHWHALPMIEAVSKGAHIYLQKPIGVDIAEGEAMVAAAKKSGKVVQVGLQRRSQPHLIEAKKSIIGSGMMGDIALAEVFCYFHQRSGPFGEITTPPDNLDWELYNGPAPEVAYRPGIHPDDWRSFLAFGSGYMGDVGVHFVDATRWLLDLGWPKQVYSAGGAFVDPDSPATTPDTQVATFQFDDLTMTWTNRVWGGPAKRGQPWGSAIHGENGSLWVAVDGFEYVPRDESIEPTRVAAYSDAKDFPHESSMQEWEQLTNTTNRTHMANFVNAIRTKAQPASPIEEGHISTSVCHMSNMSLKLGRALNVDPATGQFVDDEEATGLRMRPYRAPYKHPAV, translated from the coding sequence ATGCCCCAGATCAACCGTAGAAACCTTCTGGCAGGAACCGGCGCCATCCTGGGCGCGGCCGGCAGTGGCGGCAGCGCCTTCGCCAAGACAAAGCCGTTCAGTGTCGGCGTCGTCGGAGCAGGGTGGTTCGGCAAGATTGACAGCCAGGCGCTGATGCAGGTCGCGCCGGTGGATTTCATCGCCTATGCCGACCCCGACAGTAATATGCTCGCCGAAGCGGGGGAGCAGGCGAGCAATCTGCCCAAAGCGGTGCGCAAACTCGCCAAGCCGCCCGCTCTGTATAAGAACTATAAGGACATGTTCGCCGAACATGACTTTGATATTGTCATCATTGATACGCCGGACCACTGGCACGCCCTGCCGATGATCGAGGCCGTGTCCAAGGGCGCCCATATCTATCTGCAGAAACCGATCGGCGTTGATATTGCTGAAGGCGAGGCGATGGTCGCCGCCGCGAAGAAGTCGGGCAAAGTGGTGCAGGTCGGGCTGCAGCGGCGCAGTCAGCCGCACCTGATCGAGGCCAAGAAATCCATTATTGGCTCAGGCATGATGGGCGATATCGCGCTCGCCGAAGTGTTCTGCTATTTCCACCAGCGCAGTGGCCCGTTCGGCGAAATTACAACGCCCCCGGACAATCTGGACTGGGAGCTCTATAACGGCCCTGCGCCGGAAGTCGCTTATCGCCCTGGCATCCACCCCGATGACTGGCGCTCCTTCCTCGCCTTTGGCAGTGGCTATATGGGCGATGTCGGTGTGCACTTTGTGGATGCCACGCGCTGGCTGCTGGATCTGGGCTGGCCAAAGCAGGTCTATTCTGCGGGCGGTGCGTTTGTGGACCCTGACAGCCCCGCCACCACGCCCGATACGCAGGTGGCGACCTTCCAGTTCGATGATCTGACCATGACCTGGACCAATCGGGTCTGGGGTGGGCCGGCCAAGCGCGGACAGCCTTGGGGCTCGGCCATTCATGGGGAGAACGGATCATTGTGGGTGGCGGTCGACGGCTTTGAATATGTCCCTCGCGACGAGAGTATCGAGCCAACCCGTGTAGCGGCCTATAGCGACGCCAAGGACTTCCCTCACGAAAGCTCGATGCAGGAATGGGAGCAGCTGACCAACACGACCAACCGGACGCATATGGCCAATTTCGTCAATGCCATCCGCACCAAGGCGCAGCCCGCGAGCCCGATTGAAGAAGGGCACATTTCGACATCCGTCTGCCACATGTCCAATATGTCGCTGAAGCTGGGCCGTGCCCTGAACGTCGATCCGGCAACGGGGCAGTTCGTCGATGATGAGGAGGCCACCGGCCTGCGCATGCGCCCCTACCGGGCGCCCTACAAACACCCCGCCGTATAA
- a CDS encoding response regulator transcription factor, with protein MKSVLVVEDVSETRHWLVDIAREAFGECDVREAPDRRSGLAEVEGQAFDLALIDLGLPDGSGLDVLRALKERHPAALCIVTTIMGDDVHIVAALSAGADGYLLKETAAAVVTKQLSQLAEGIPALSPSVAQRIMQHFRATGPSSAPDGNLTVREREILGLIGRGLRNAEVAAMLTVSEGTVASHIKSIYRKLGISSRAEASWHAMQLGLSNGGRGDQ; from the coding sequence ATGAAAAGCGTGCTGGTTGTTGAAGATGTGTCTGAGACCCGTCACTGGCTGGTCGACATAGCGCGGGAGGCGTTCGGGGAATGCGACGTACGGGAGGCGCCGGACCGCCGCTCCGGTCTGGCAGAGGTGGAGGGGCAGGCATTCGATCTGGCGCTGATCGATCTGGGCCTGCCGGACGGATCCGGGCTGGACGTCCTGCGGGCGCTGAAGGAGCGCCATCCCGCCGCCCTGTGCATCGTCACGACGATCATGGGGGACGATGTGCACATCGTTGCGGCGCTCTCCGCCGGGGCCGATGGCTATCTCCTGAAGGAGACGGCAGCGGCCGTGGTCACGAAACAGCTCAGCCAGCTGGCAGAGGGGATCCCCGCCCTGTCACCATCGGTGGCCCAGCGCATCATGCAGCATTTCCGCGCCACCGGTCCGTCGTCAGCGCCTGACGGCAACCTCACCGTGCGGGAGCGGGAGATATTGGGGCTGATCGGCCGGGGCCTGCGCAATGCGGAGGTGGCGGCCATGCTGACCGTGTCCGAAGGTACGGTGGCCAGCCACATCAAGTCGATCTACCGGAAATTGGGCATTTCCAGTCGCGCTGAGGCGTCCTGGCACGCCATGCAGCTGGGCCTCTCCAATGGCGGGCGGGGCGATCAATAG
- a CDS encoding sensor histidine kinase, whose product MTSPFRTMTLTPTHRLIMSALFLVAAVILLLSVMNLADVSAPAFWACMVTGSAAWLIASFVWSLNPAALPTQLFLLSALATLGFSFAAAPQDYSIAASLVLFWINCLGATLFGIAMIALFLVYPKKLPHWRALSIVTALFFGGWALASLTGLVTTTNVQHVTFVEMLLIIAAVGAQIYVARNEPQSRVIAMWLGGSVLIGAGSFIALVAFPNVVMGRLAYLQPEYAFLFFLVIYVGVAVGLRRYRLFALNEWAFQFALYLSAAILVVLLDAVFVYMFALTGQTALGLALLVTVFAYLPFRDRIAGLLLRRRQYSSNELLEHVVSIAFTPLGPVRTERWHNALQGLFEPLELRSLDDGPSGVVIEEEGAVMSLPSLGSLPPMQLRYPFRGRGLFGPRHRDLAVQLATLLRQADAARESYRQGVMAERSRISQDMHDNIGAQLLSALHHEDVQRKDTMIRASLSDLRTIINDASRPELTFIEGIADIRAETMDRLSVSGIELEWIADVEGQPSLTPREAHGFRSIIREAISNIIKHADATRAYVHITHDGRNLSLTIRDNGQGAPMSARHGGNGLSNMAARVTGLGGTLLFPSVDDGFALSFNFPVSSEMAS is encoded by the coding sequence TTGACGAGTCCATTTCGCACCATGACGCTGACGCCCACTCATCGCCTGATCATGTCAGCCCTGTTCCTGGTGGCTGCCGTCATCTTGTTGCTGTCCGTGATGAACCTGGCGGATGTGTCAGCACCGGCTTTCTGGGCCTGCATGGTGACGGGATCGGCCGCCTGGCTCATCGCGTCCTTTGTCTGGTCGCTCAACCCCGCCGCGCTCCCCACCCAGCTCTTCCTGTTGAGTGCGCTGGCGACCCTGGGGTTCAGCTTTGCAGCCGCGCCGCAGGACTACTCGATTGCCGCGTCGCTCGTTCTGTTCTGGATCAATTGTCTTGGTGCGACATTGTTCGGCATCGCGATGATCGCGCTTTTTCTTGTCTATCCCAAGAAACTGCCCCATTGGCGCGCCCTGTCGATCGTCACGGCGCTGTTCTTTGGCGGTTGGGCCCTGGCCAGCCTCACGGGTCTCGTCACGACCACCAATGTGCAGCATGTGACGTTTGTGGAGATGCTGCTGATCATCGCAGCGGTCGGCGCGCAGATCTACGTCGCGCGCAATGAGCCCCAGTCCCGGGTCATCGCCATGTGGCTTGGCGGCTCGGTACTGATTGGCGCGGGCAGTTTTATTGCGCTCGTGGCGTTCCCGAATGTCGTGATGGGGCGCCTTGCCTATCTCCAGCCCGAATACGCCTTCCTGTTTTTCCTTGTCATCTATGTGGGTGTCGCCGTCGGTCTGCGGCGCTATCGCCTTTTCGCGCTGAACGAATGGGCGTTCCAGTTCGCGCTCTATCTGTCAGCGGCGATCCTTGTCGTGCTGCTCGATGCGGTCTTCGTCTATATGTTCGCGCTGACGGGGCAGACGGCCCTTGGCCTTGCGCTGCTGGTCACGGTTTTCGCCTATCTGCCATTCCGTGACCGTATTGCCGGACTTCTCCTGCGCCGGCGCCAGTACAGCAGCAACGAGCTGCTTGAGCATGTGGTCAGCATCGCCTTCACGCCATTGGGACCGGTGCGGACAGAGCGGTGGCACAACGCGTTGCAGGGCCTTTTCGAACCGCTTGAGCTGCGGTCCCTCGACGATGGGCCTTCGGGCGTCGTCATCGAAGAGGAGGGCGCGGTCATGTCTCTGCCCTCCCTTGGCTCCCTCCCTCCTATGCAGCTGCGATACCCGTTTCGCGGTCGCGGGCTTTTCGGGCCGCGCCATCGGGATCTCGCCGTGCAACTGGCAACCCTGCTGCGTCAGGCCGATGCCGCGCGGGAATCCTATCGCCAGGGCGTGATGGCTGAGCGCAGCCGCATCTCCCAGGACATGCACGACAATATCGGTGCCCAATTGCTCAGTGCGCTGCATCATGAAGACGTGCAGCGGAAGGACACGATGATCCGGGCATCGCTGTCAGATTTGCGGACCATCATCAATGACGCCTCACGGCCTGAACTGACGTTCATTGAGGGGATCGCCGATATCCGCGCCGAGACCATGGATCGCCTCTCTGTGTCTGGAATCGAGCTGGAGTGGATCGCCGATGTTGAGGGACAGCCGTCCCTGACGCCGCGAGAGGCCCATGGCTTCCGCTCCATCATTCGCGAGGCGATCAGCAATATCATCAAGCACGCCGATGCGACCAGGGCCTATGTCCATATCACCCATGACGGGCGTAATCTGTCCCTGACGATCCGGGATAATGGCCAGGGTGCGCCGATGTCGGCGCGGCATGGGGGCAATGGCCTTTCCAACATGGCGGCCCGGGTGACGGGCCTTGGCGGAACGCTGTTGTTTCCATCCGTAGACGATGGTTTTGCCCTCAGTTTCAACTTTCCCGTTTCATCGGAGATGGCATCATGA
- a CDS encoding M56 family metallopeptidase, translated as MTADFSTALTHFLQNSLWVAALIGLVLVLRRPVAKHVGPRAAYALWALPLLRLIMPTVPVPALEPAPAPAPQIIEMGEATPQPVHILAERRLPAVVDQSRVPAVVEISPVGEVRTTATDTSLPPVQQVELAAMSEAEPGLFGFIRSIRLADIAAPLAAIWIAGLIISLLWLFAAQIRFSDRARRKTCLPSPRVDRMSRDIARDLGVRLPLSIRQCPNNTGPLVCGLFHPIIVLPEDFEERFTPAQQRYAIVHELMHVRRGDLWAVLAMVVMRASQWWNPLAGRAIDAFRADQEAACDAAVLRHTEGCKHEYATTLMKSIRIEQGSAMALTLDHGLKERLTTMKSKKMLKGGSAITGAVIALGLGATASYAVVEHQPPAAPEETDAPVKVERTVRVERLSSVERPEQPEKPAKPEKPKRTGKMDEADFEAEMEQFEAEMERFEEQMDAEFDRYEEEMDRLADNIEQRADELEDLADELDDARAEGDVARMQELRQQMNEKQSELTRESAAMRQKSDAIRQEAQRARREAQAMAREARRTARAHASFTMVAPPAPPLPDVPEPPHTMVFSTAGDLDISQFGGLFTMFSGIEGQRYRHHDDGIILLTDPLEGLHDEIAELSDIGDMDIDLPEFEMPMVTVVEIKTKNGETIAIPEMVLPRPGAEAEIAAYSERVQSKIKELQIDKRVKTDLNDQFATRIKASTGAIRRLADDCADHRKSSDEPIVLNHVDQNTKIEQKILCYAGGETALKSDALQKFVENRSDLTAEQKERFYKAKSGGKVSFSLSFDDN; from the coding sequence ATGACCGCTGATTTCTCAACTGCCCTGACCCATTTCCTGCAGAACAGCCTGTGGGTGGCCGCGCTGATCGGGCTCGTCCTTGTCCTGCGCCGCCCCGTCGCCAAGCATGTGGGCCCACGCGCGGCCTACGCTTTGTGGGCGCTACCGCTCCTGCGCCTGATCATGCCGACGGTCCCGGTACCGGCGCTGGAACCCGCCCCTGCACCCGCCCCGCAGATCATCGAAATGGGCGAGGCCACACCCCAACCGGTTCATATACTGGCCGAACGGCGCCTCCCGGCTGTTGTCGACCAAAGCCGCGTGCCGGCCGTGGTGGAGATTTCACCTGTCGGCGAGGTCCGCACCACCGCGACTGACACCTCCCTCCCACCGGTGCAGCAGGTCGAACTCGCTGCCATGTCAGAGGCCGAGCCTGGCCTGTTCGGCTTCATCCGCAGCATCCGGCTGGCCGACATTGCCGCGCCGTTGGCGGCAATCTGGATTGCCGGTCTTATCATCAGCCTCCTCTGGCTGTTCGCGGCGCAGATCCGGTTCTCGGACCGGGCACGGCGCAAGACCTGCCTCCCCTCACCGCGCGTTGACCGAATGAGCCGCGACATTGCCCGTGACCTTGGCGTTCGCCTGCCGCTCAGCATTCGTCAGTGCCCGAACAACACCGGACCACTGGTCTGCGGGCTGTTCCACCCGATCATTGTTCTGCCCGAGGATTTCGAAGAACGCTTTACGCCAGCCCAGCAGCGCTATGCGATTGTGCACGAGCTGATGCATGTGCGCCGCGGCGACCTGTGGGCCGTGCTGGCCATGGTGGTGATGCGGGCCAGCCAATGGTGGAACCCGCTGGCCGGCCGCGCCATCGACGCCTTCCGCGCCGATCAGGAAGCGGCCTGTGATGCAGCCGTTCTGCGGCACACTGAAGGCTGCAAGCATGAATATGCAACGACATTGATGAAATCGATCCGGATCGAGCAGGGCAGCGCCATGGCCCTCACCCTCGATCACGGCCTGAAGGAAAGACTGACGACGATGAAAAGCAAGAAGATGCTGAAAGGCGGCTCTGCCATCACTGGTGCTGTCATTGCCCTCGGCCTTGGTGCCACCGCCAGCTATGCCGTGGTCGAGCACCAGCCGCCTGCAGCGCCCGAAGAAACCGACGCACCGGTGAAAGTGGAGCGCACCGTCCGTGTGGAACGCCTGTCCAGCGTCGAACGCCCTGAACAACCCGAAAAGCCAGCGAAGCCCGAAAAGCCTAAGCGTACGGGAAAGATGGACGAGGCTGACTTCGAAGCTGAGATGGAGCAGTTCGAAGCCGAGATGGAGCGCTTTGAAGAGCAGATGGACGCAGAGTTCGACCGCTATGAAGAGGAGATGGATCGTCTGGCGGACAATATCGAGCAGCGTGCGGATGAACTGGAGGATCTCGCTGACGAGCTCGATGACGCCCGTGCTGAAGGCGACGTGGCGCGCATGCAGGAACTGCGTCAGCAAATGAATGAAAAGCAGTCCGAGCTGACCCGCGAAAGCGCGGCAATGCGTCAGAAGAGCGATGCGATCCGCCAGGAGGCCCAGCGGGCCCGCCGCGAAGCCCAGGCCATGGCCCGGGAAGCTCGCCGCACGGCCCGCGCCCATGCCAGCTTCACCATGGTCGCCCCGCCGGCCCCGCCACTGCCGGATGTGCCTGAACCTCCGCACACGATGGTGTTTTCAACGGCCGGTGACCTCGACATCTCCCAGTTCGGTGGCCTCTTCACCATGTTCTCCGGCATCGAAGGGCAGCGCTATCGGCACCATGATGACGGTATCATCCTGCTGACCGACCCGCTTGAGGGCCTGCACGATGAGATCGCCGAACTGAGCGATATCGGTGACATGGACATTGATCTGCCTGAGTTCGAAATGCCGATGGTGACGGTCGTCGAGATCAAGACAAAGAACGGCGAAACCATCGCCATTCCGGAAATGGTGCTGCCCCGCCCCGGCGCCGAAGCGGAGATCGCCGCCTATAGCGAGCGCGTCCAGTCGAAGATCAAGGAGCTGCAAATCGACAAGCGGGTGAAGACCGACCTGAACGATCAGTTCGCAACACGGATCAAAGCCAGCACCGGCGCCATCCGCCGTCTCGCCGACGACTGCGCCGACCACCGCAAATCATCCGACGAGCCCATCGTCCTGAACCATGTCGATCAGAACACCAAAATCGAGCAGAAAATCCTGTGCTACGCCGGTGGCGAAACCGCACTGAAATCCGATGCTCTCCAGAAATTCGTCGAGAACCGTTCCGACCTGACCGCGGAGCAGAAAGAACGGTTCTACAAGGCCAAGAGCGGGGGCAAAGTCTCCTTCTCCCTGTCCTTCGACGACAACTGA